In Deinococcus sp. Leaf326, one DNA window encodes the following:
- a CDS encoding alpha/beta fold hydrolase — protein sequence MSLRQVQTTTLDIAYEDGGPSDGSVVLLLHGWPDDLQGWNGIVPGLQAAGYRTIVPYLRGFGATRFLSEETPRDGRGVALAQDALDLLNALHVKQCAVVGHDWGARAAYTLATLAPERFTAIAGLALAYQPGGRFLLPAFSQARLFWYQWFMALDQGAEAVRTDPVGFARLQWETWSPPGWFTPEEFQQTAQSFQSPDWAEVTLSGYRSRWRTEQPADRHHDDRYDELERILAEVETIHVPTLMIQGGSDTCDEPASSVGLEAHFLKGYRRVVLDGVGHFPAREAPDAVLQVLLTHLNREAP from the coding sequence ATGTCCCTTCGACAGGTCCAGACCACTACCCTCGACATCGCCTACGAGGATGGAGGACCCTCGGATGGGTCGGTCGTTCTGCTGCTCCACGGCTGGCCTGATGATCTTCAGGGTTGGAATGGGATTGTTCCTGGCCTACAGGCTGCCGGCTACCGCACGATCGTTCCATACCTGCGCGGCTTCGGAGCGACGCGCTTTCTTTCCGAGGAAACACCTCGCGATGGTCGTGGCGTAGCACTGGCACAAGACGCCCTTGATCTCCTGAATGCCCTCCATGTGAAGCAGTGCGCTGTGGTTGGACATGACTGGGGAGCGAGGGCCGCTTACACCTTAGCGACCCTCGCTCCTGAGCGTTTCACCGCTATCGCTGGGCTCGCACTGGCCTATCAGCCGGGGGGCCGGTTTCTCCTCCCTGCGTTTTCACAGGCACGACTGTTCTGGTATCAGTGGTTTATGGCCCTGGATCAGGGGGCGGAGGCTGTCCGTACAGATCCAGTGGGCTTCGCCAGGCTCCAGTGGGAGACCTGGAGCCCGCCGGGCTGGTTTACCCCGGAAGAGTTTCAACAGACGGCCCAGAGTTTTCAGTCCCCGGACTGGGCAGAGGTCACGCTAAGTGGTTACCGCAGTCGTTGGAGAACCGAACAGCCAGCAGATCGACATCACGACGACCGCTACGACGAGTTGGAACGAATCTTGGCAGAGGTCGAGACGATTCATGTTCCGACGCTGATGATTCAGGGAGGGTCGGACACCTGTGATGAGCCTGCCTCATCTGTTGGATTGGAGGCGCACTTTCTTAAAGGGTACCGGCGCGTGGTATTAGACGGAGTCGGTCATTTTCCGGCACGAGAGGCTCCGGACGCCGTGCTGCAGGTCCTGCTCACCCACCTGAACAGGGAAGCGCCGTAA